AAGAGTTGATATACAAGGGCTATTGAAGTTTCCTCCCAAATTGACTAGTTTGCCCCCGAGAAGAATTGGGGCCGCAAACGCTCCGATGCGGGGGGAGCGGCGCCCGAGGGAGAGGGAGTAGCGATGGGCATTCAAGCGGTCTACCCCGGGACGTTCGATCCGCCCACGAACGGCCATATCGATATCGTCCGCCGCAGCGTCCGCATGTTCGACAGGGTGACGGTGGCGATCTCCGACAATCCGGCGAAGCAGCCCCTCTTTTCCTACGGGGAGCGCCGCCAGTTTTTCCTGGACGAGTGCGGCGGAGAAGACGGACTGGAGATCGTTTCCTTCGACCACCAGCTCCTGGTGGATTACGCCAAGAACATCGGCGCTTCGGTGATCATCCGCGGCCTCCGCGCGGTCAGCGATTTCGACTACGAGCTTCAGATGACCCTGATGAACCGCCGCCTGGACGATGAGATCGAAACGGTTTTTCTCATGCCCAGCGAACAGTACAGCTTCCTGAGTTCGAGCCTCGTGAAAGAAGTCGCCTCCCTCGGCGGCGATGTGG
Above is a window of bacterium DNA encoding:
- the coaD gene encoding pantetheine-phosphate adenylyltransferase, which encodes MGIQAVYPGTFDPPTNGHIDIVRRSVRMFDRVTVAISDNPAKQPLFSYGERRQFFLDECGGEDGLEIVSFDHQLLVDYAKNIGASVIIRGLRAVSDFDYELQMTLMNRRLDDEIETVFLMPSEQYSFLSSSLVKEVASLGGDVGDLVPESVKSALQSRFKK